TCAAGAAGCTACGCAAAACAGATTTAGATGCCATTCATGAGACGATGACAAGTAACAAGATGTTCTTACATGTTTACTTATCTACTATTTCTTCTGCTGTTGGCTTGCTTATCATGGTCTGTGCAGGTACTTCAGCCAACTTTACAAAGCATTCAATAGAAGTCGCCTGGCAACTACCCTGGTATTTGGTGATCCCTTTTCTCACTGTCTTACTCCTTGGTCTTCTCAGTTCTTCCGTTGCCTCTTTCGCCGTTAAACAGCACAATCACAATTTTCCAGATCGTTCTATCCGCTTCTGGTCGTGGAACCCTCCCGTTGATCATTTTGAGCAAATGGATGAAGGTGAAAAGCATCTCGCCTACCAAGCCGCTTTCCGCTCCTTCGCACGTCTTAACTTGATGATTCCCATATTGCTATTGCTGTATTTCTTTTTATTTCCAATTCCACAAGCGATTGTACCTATTCTCGTCATCGGTATATTGTGGGCTACTCTCATGATTACTTACTATACACAGTTAAGTAAGGGTAGATCCTGATCATTCTTTATTACACTGCCTACTGTGGTAAGTGGGGTGTCCATGGTAAAGCCAAGCTCCTGTTCCATCTTCAGAACAGGAGCTTGGCTTTTTTTTATTTAGCCAGTTCTACTTCACCTGGAACTGGAAATCTGTATCTACAAGTACGATCCCCGCTGGGATAACAAGTACACCCCTTATGGAAATAAAAAGTTGATGCTCTATCGGTGACGGTACTTGACCACAGAAAATATATCGAATATAATAATCTTAAATTCAAGATATATTGAGCAGGAGGATGATATACATTAGCAAACATTACTGAAGATATCATGTGGGAGTTATTATTGATACTCTTAAATGAATTTGATTAGAAAAAACAGAGGTAAAGCTATCTCTACCGTCATACTCGAAGAAGTATCGCAATAATGAACATTTCGATAGAGGGAAGAAATAGCTCTTAATGAATCGACCAGGGACATAAGAGCTATCGTAAGATAATCAAATACTAGCTTAAATTTCAGGAGGTTTTATTATGAAATGGGTTGTAAGAATTCTGCAAGGTTTATTAGGTGCTTCTTTTACATTTATTGGTGCAAATATGCTACTAGCTGCTGAATCTATGGCTACTCAATTTGAAGCTTTAAACTTACCCATTTGGTTTGTGTATGTAACAGGTGTACTCGAACTGTTTTGTGGATTGGGCTTATTAGCAGGTTTCTGGAAAAACAAACTAATTACTTGGTCCGCAGGTTTCATCGCAGTTATTATGGCTGGAGCCGTTTTCTTTCATTTTGCAGCTGGGCAAGGAATAGCAGAAGCGGCTCCTGCCAGCATCATTTTCTTACTTGCATTGATTCTAACCTATGGTCAATATC
Above is a window of Mechercharimyces sp. CAU 1602 DNA encoding:
- a CDS encoding DUF3169 family protein, translated to MFKTSTLKWITMVIITLILFSIIRTLSFKFLDFKNSSPQTAEFILNISLLILMMILILTTIISLFLLIHHIKKLRKTDLDAIHETMTSNKMFLHVYLSTISSAVGLLIMVCAGTSANFTKHSIEVAWQLPWYLVIPFLTVLLLGLLSSSVASFAVKQHNHNFPDRSIRFWSWNPPVDHFEQMDEGEKHLAYQAAFRSFARLNLMIPILLLLYFFLFPIPQAIVPILVIGILWATLMITYYTQLSKGRS
- a CDS encoding DoxX family protein, which encodes MKWVVRILQGLLGASFTFIGANMLLAAESMATQFEALNLPIWFVYVTGVLELFCGLGLLAGFWKNKLITWSAGFIAVIMAGAVFFHFAAGQGIAEAAPASIIFLLALILTYGQYRLNSKS